TATGTTCAGGAAAATGTACCGGAGCGGGAGAACTTGAAAAAAGAAGTTTTACAAGAAATAGACGAACATTTAAAGCCTGAAGGGATTATTGGATCCAGTACATCGGGAATTACAGCGACAACGCTTCAGGAGGGACTGAGAAACCCTGAAAGGCTAATTGTGGCCCATCCATTTAATCCGGTATATATTCTACCCTTAGTAGAGGTTGTAGGCGGAGAAAAAACGAAAAAAACGGTGATCGAACAAGCTAAGGCTTTATTTACAGAGGTTGACATGAAGCCATTGGTAATTCATCAAGAAATTGAAGGACATGTAGCGGATCGATTAATGGAAGCTCTTTGGCGTGAGGCCCTGCATATAGTAAATGACGGCGTAGCAACAACCGATGAAGTGGACCGAGCCATAACCTATGGAGCAGGACTTCGATGGGCATTAATGGGACCTTTCATGACCTTTCATATGGCAGGGGGGGATGCCGGTATGCGCCATATGCTCGATCAATTTGGACCGGCATTGAAACTCCCTTGGACGAAGCTCGTAGCTCCGGAACTTACGGAAGACTTGAAAGAGCGAGTTATTGAAGGCTGTGAGAGTAGTGGACAAGGCAAAACCGTTGCGGAATTGGAAGAAAAACGCAATGAGTTTCTTGTTAAACAGCTGGAGTTGGTTTCCGATTACTGGCCCTTATTTAATAAAACAGAATAGGAGCGAAGGCTATGGAAGATGAAATAATAATGAATATAGAAAACGGAATCTTTTTATGCCCTTGGAAAGTATTACCGATGTCCGTAGACTATAATGGACACATGAATGATGCCGAGTATGGGAAGCTCTTCAGTAGGAGTCTGGACCACTGGATCGATGCTTTAGGACTGGATGAAAGGGGAAAAGAAAACTTTCAGTACACTTTTTTCACCTTAGAGGCCCATATCTGTTATTTAAAAGAAGTGGAAGAAGGTGAGCGTTTGACGGTTTTTCCTCAGGTGATTGATCGGGATGAAAAACGGATTCATCTTTTTATGATCATGGAAAATTCTAAGGAAGAACCTGTGGCCACAAGCGAACAGATGGTTATGGGAATGGACAAAACTACGAACCGTCCCGCTCCCTTTCCTGAGAATATGCATGAAAACTTACAGAAATACCATAGAGCACAGAAGGATTTGGTGACCCCAAAAGAAGTAGGAAGAAAAATCGGTATTCGAAGAAAGTAATCACAGCTCATTTTAAGTGATACAATACTAATAAAAAACAGGAGGAAAAATATTATGAAGAAAAAATTAATTCTTGGAGTATTATTGATAACCGTGTTATTATTTACAGCTTGTGGAAATGATGAAGGAGAAGAAGCGGCGGAAATTTCCTTTGGTGTAACTCCATGGACTAGTACGGTTCCACCAACAGAAGTAGCAAGCTTGATTATCCAAGAAATGGGTTATGAAGTATCCTATATGGAAACCGACGCTGCAGGGGTTTATATGGGCTTAGCAGGAGATGACAATGACATCTTTATGGATGGTTGGATTCCTGCCCATGAAGTATATTTTGAAACCTACGAGGATGAAGTGGAAAGTATTTCCATAAGCTACGACGAAGCAGAGCAAGGCTGGGTAGTACCAGAATATATGGAAGATATTAATTCTATCGAAGATATTTTAGGAAATGAAGAGCTATTTAATAATGAAATGTATTCCATTGAAGATGGAGCCAGCATTACGGAAGTTATTGATGAATTAATCGAAGGCTACGGATTGGAAATGACCCAGGTTAACTCATCGGAAGCCGCCATGATCGCTCAGGTTATGAGAAATATGGAAAATGAAGAACCGGTGGTATTCTATGGATGGAGACCCCATACCATGTTTAGAAATCTGGATATCAAATTGATCGATGATGATCGAGGCTACTTTGAAGAATCCTCGGTACATGTGGTAGTGGATAAGAAGTTGCAGGAAAAAGCCCCTGATGTATATGCATTTCTTGAAAATTGGAGTATTGATATCGGTGATGTGGAGCAAATGATTGTTGAAATCGAAGACGAAGGAAGAGATCCTGAAGAAGTAGCCCAGGAATGGATTGATAATAATCAGGAAAAAGTAGACGAAATGATTAACAACTAATAGAAATCACAAAAAGTGTACCAAGGGGTCGGACCCCTTGGTACACTTTTAACTAACTAATAAAATCTACTACTCATTTCCGAGAATGTAGTCCACTTTATCCCGGTTGTCCTCAACCCATTCTTCTGCAAGTTCATCAAAGGGGACTTCATTTTCTTCATGCTGATACATAATCTCCTCTAAATCCTCAACATCTATGCTCCAACGAGAAAGCATATCATATACTTCGGGATGCTTTTCTTGAATCCCGTCATAGGAAATAACATATACATTGTCAGATTTAAAATAATCATCCTGTCCATCCAAGAACTTAAGGTCAAATTGTGTAAACATGGAATGTGGTCTCCAGCCTAGGAAGATCACTGCTTCTTCTCTTTCGATAAAGCGTACGGCATTAGCCATCATGGCAGACTCGCTGGAAGATACGTACTCATACTCTTCAAGATCGTAATCATCCATCATTTGCATAGAAGTTTCTGTCATTCCTGAACCGGGGCTAAGTCCGATAATCTGATCAGTATACTGATCAGAGTTTCCGACTAAGTCGTCTATGGAATCTGCTTCCACATAGGTTGGTACAACCCAGCCAAGAGGTACGTCTTCGTAACTTGTAGCCACTTTTATTAAGGACTCTTGATATTGTTCCCAAAGGTATTCTTCCGTGTGAGGTAACCATGCATCCATGAAAAAGTCGATATTCTCATTTTCTAGACCCATAAAAATTAAAGGTTGATCTGCGTGGGTTTCATCGGTTTCATACCCTGCTTCTTCGAGAATTAGTCGGATAATATCGGTTGGGACTCTTGTGGAGCTCCAATTAGACATACCAAATACAATAGTTTCATTACTCTCTGCTTCTTTGCCGCCATTATCTACCTCTTCCTCACTATCACCGCAAGCGAATAGCACAATCATCGAAAGTAGCAGAACTGCAAAGACTAATATTGCTTTTTTGCTCTTATAACTAGTAAACATAAAACTGCCTCCTTATTATTTTTTTATAAATTAATGGTTTTTAAAGATTAACAGATCAATGAAGATTATAATTCTAATGTTACTGATCAAGTTTGTGGAAAACTTCCCGCATATTTTCTGGTGTAAAGTGAAGAGAATCGGGGCTTTCTGACTTCCAAGAATTATACTCAAATCCATTAAGCCGTTTAATCATTTCTTTGCTATTATAAATTTCGATTCCATATACCCAATTGGCCATAATTAGAATTGAAGCCATATGAGCGCCTTCATTAGTAGTACTGCAAAGGTCCTTTACAAGATGGATACGGTAATCTTTAAAAAAACCGTCAAAAACCGAAGTCATCAAACAGCCGTCGGTAACAAGTCCTCCAATGATCAATTCTTTCACATCAAGACTTTTCAGCATCAGATCCAAGGAAGTCTCATAAAAACCGCTCCAACGGAATTTATCAATGACCAAATCTCCTTTTTTCGGTGCTACGGCATCAATTATTTCTACAGCGCTGGTCTCTGAACAATAAAACTTTGGTTTGCCTGTCGCATCAACCGGATCATTATAGGGGAGTCCAAGACCGTCGCTACGATTGATTTGACGAGTGTAGATGATCGGAATATGATTTTTTCGACAATAATGAATGATAGTTTCTGCATTGTTAATGACCTCGTTTAATCTCTGAATACCGTACTGACTTTCGTTTTGTAAATCGATAAGTAGTAAAGCAGTTTTATCTAATCTCATTTTCTCCTCGCTTTCATTTCTTTGATATTTGTGGTGTCTTTAAACATCCTTATTTGAGACGCTCTCGAACAGATCAGATGGTCTAGATTTTTTAATACTCTTAAACCCCTTTATCATTACCCGGAACTGGATAGTGTTTGAAAAACTCTCCGCTTTCCATATCATCAATAATTTTTTTTGTCCAACGGAAATAAGCTTCCGTATCAGACATCAGTTCTAAGTCACGTTTTGCTTCTCTGCGAATATCTGAGGACTGGGCGTACTGGGAAAGATCCTCGAGTTTTGGACGCACATTACTGCTTGCATTTAAAGTTATGCTCCGTTCAAGACGAATATTTTTCACAAAAAAAGTAATGAAATTTTTCACGAAGTCTTTTTCCGCAATGTAATGATCTTTTCGATCGCCCTTTTTCCAAACCTTGATAATCATTTCGGTCTCTAATAGTTCTCTGAGACCTGTGCTAACGCTTCCCTTACTCATGGCTACTGCATCCTTGATTTCGTCAAGGGACAGGGGTTTATCGGAAAAGTATAACAATCCGTAAATGCGTCCCACAGATGGAGTAACTCCGTAAATAACCATGGTTTGGGCAATGGCACTAATGATAATATCACGAGATTCTTGAATTTTTGCTTGCTCATTATCCATAATGACACCTCCTTTGTTCAATTTATACAGAACAAAATGAACAACTAGGATCAATATAACGGAAATATTTTAGGATGTCAGATAAATCCTTGAAAATTTGCTAAAGAAAACAAAGGAATATTGAATATTAGTGTAGAATTATTAATAAAGGGATCTAAATAAAAGTAAAAACAAATTTCAGGAGGTTAAACAATGAGCGAAAACAAACTGCTTAAACGATGGGAAGTGGATGAGTCATTAACCTGGGATCTGACGAGGCTATATGCAGTTGCGGATGATTTTGAAAAGGAGTTGAAAACTTTCATACCTAAAAGTGAAGATATCCAACAAAAATTTGAAGGTCAGTTGGACTCTCCCCAGACAATTCTATACTGCTTGGAAGAATACGAAAGTCTTTTACAGAAAGTATCCAAAGCGGGTACCTACAGTTTTTTGGCATCATCGGTAGATGAGACCGATGAAAAAAATCAACAGCGGGTGGCAAAAGCCCAAATGATCTTTTCAAAAGTCATGGGAAATTTATCCTTTATTGAAAGTGAGCTAAAAGAGGCTCCGGAAGAAATACTAAAAGAAGCTATGGCACAAACCAAGAACTATCGGGTGGTACTTCAGGACATTCTGCGAAGCAAACCTTTTAAGCTCCACCGAGAGGTGGAAAAAACTTTAGCTTATTTGGATCCGGTTTTAGAGGCACCCTATCAGATTTACAATCAGGCGAAGCTTGCGGATTTAAGTTTCCCGAATTTCATAGTTGAGGGACAGGAGTATCCCATGAGTTTTGTGCGATTTGAAAATGAGTATCAGATGGAACCCGATACAAAAATTCGTCGGGGGGCCTTTCAGTGTTTTTCAAAGGAACTACGAAAATATCGAAACACCATGGCTTCAACCTACTATACAAAACTGCAACAGGAAAAAGTATTATCGGACCTAAGAGGACATCAGAACATATTTGAGTATTTGCTGTTTGATCAAAAAGTGGAACGGAATCTTTATGATCGGCAAATTGATTTAATCATGGAGGAATTAGCCCCTCATATGAGACGATATGCGAAACTTTTGCAAAAAGAGCATGAACTTGAGAAGATAACCTTTGCAGATTTGAAAATATCCCTGGATCCGGAGTATGATCCCCAAGTTACGATTGAAGAATCAAAGGAATACATTAAGGGGGCACTTTCCATTTTGGGAGAGGATTATCTGAACCTAGTGATGCGTTCTTATGATGAGCGATGGGTGGATTTTGCACAAAATGAGGGAAAATCTACAGGTGGATTTTGTGCCGGTGTTTATGGTTACAATCCCTACATTCTTCTTTCCTGGAGCGGACTGATGAACGAGGTTTTCACATTGGTTCATGAGCTCGGTCATGCAGGCCATTCTATGCTGTCAGCTGAAAATGTAAGTCTTTTGGAGCAGGATCCCTCAATGTACTTTGTTGAAGCACCATCCACGATTAATGAACTGTTTTTGACCAATTATTTGGTGAAAAAGAGTAATGATCCCCGGTTTAAGCGTTGGGTACTTTCGTCGATGATTGCGAATACCTACTATCATAACTTTGTGACCCATTTATTGGAGGCTACCTATCAGCGAGAGGTTTACAAGCTGACTGATCAAGGGGAATCGGTTCATGCTAATACATTAGACAAACTTAAAAAACAAGCCCTACAAGATTTCTGGGGAGATTCGGTGGAACTTAACGATGGGGCGGAACTTACCTGGATGCGTCAACCCCACTATTATGATGGACTGTATTCTTATACCTATAGTGCAGGTCTAACTGTTGCTACCGCAGTAAATCAGCGTATTTTAAAAGAGGGAGAATCGGCGGTTAAGGATTGGTTACAAGTTATGAAATCCGGGGGCACACAGGATCCGGTGGGTCTTGCTAAACTTACTGGAGTGGATATTACCACGGAAAAGCCCTTGAAGGACACCATAGCCTATATTGGAAGCATGATTGACGAAATTGAGCGTCTTACAGAAGAGATTCATGAGAAATAGAGTAAGAACTGAAAATCGTTGAACAAGGGTTATATTTGCTGGACAGGATGTTTCAAGAATAATATCAAAAATACAAACGGCCTCTGAGGAATAAGTTTAAAAGCTTCTCAGAGGTTATTTGTATGCCTGTTAATTTATTGTGAAAAATCGCTTGCTAAGGTCTATTTGAATTATTTCAAATCTTATCCCCAATGAGGACTATAATTGCAGTCAGAAGAAATTGCATTGTTTTTGCAGCGTGGAATGACGGAAAGAGTATTTTAAAGAATACCACAAAAAATCCCTGCAGTATAAACAACTCTACCTGAAAGACCTTTCTCCCATGGAATGCTTAAAAATGTAATATATGGAATTGAAAGCATTTAAAGTATTTAAAGGAATTTTTAATAATGGAGAAATCATATATTTTCAAAAAACCGTGGGATCCTTGTGCCCTTATGTCTGACCAAAAGCTTGGAATTTGAAAGCGTGGTTGTTTGTAACCAAAATTATTATCGGTATTTTTTCGAAAAACCATAGAATAACAAAAAATTAGTTGTTTCCACTCTCGAAATAACTTATAATAAATAAGTGAACGTGACGGTAGATGGAGGGGACTAAGATGAGGGAACAAGATATGATGCAAGAGAAACATACATTGGCAAATCGAGTGCCTTTTTTTTATGGCTGGGTGATTGTACTAGTCAGTATACTTGGAGTATTTTTTTCCGGACCGGGACAGACTTATTCGGTTTCGGTATTTATCGATTCCTATATAGATGAGTTTGGCTGGGGAAGATCTTATGTGTCCAGTTTTTATTCTTTAGGTACATTAGCAGCAGGGTTACTAATTTCCTTTGTGGGCAAGCTTGTGGACTTGAAAGGACATCGTAAGGTTATGCCTGCGGTAATAACTTTATTTGCCCTTGCCTGCTTTTGGATGATCCGAGTATCAGCACCCTGGATGTTGCTTGTGGGCTTTTTTTCCATAAGACTGCTTGGACAGGGATCCATGACATTAACTTCTACAACGTTAATTCCCCAGTGGTTTTATAAAATGCGGGGGCGGGCACTGAGTTTTATGGCTATTGGAGCCGTAGGGGGATCCTTTGTACTTCCGCCGTTGAATACCTGGATCATAATAAATTACGGATGGCGAACCGGTTGGCAGGTTTGGGGGATTTTGTTGCTAGTGATAATGCTCCCTGTAGCCTTAGTGTTTGTGAAGAATAAACCGGAGGATATCGGCGCTCTTCCCGATGGAGAGGTGATTGACCCGAAAGCTTCGATGGCCACAAATTCTCAGCAGGAAAAGTCCTGGACCTTAAAGGAATCAATGAAAACCAGAGCTTTTTGGGTATTAATGTTTTGTGTAACCGTGCCTGCGGCGTTAAATACCGGCGTAACTTTTCATTTAGCATCAATCATGGAGTACTTGGGTTTTCCTGAAGCTAATGCACCGATGACTGCTGCCTTGGCCCTTAGTGTATATGCATTATCTCAATTTTTCAACAATTTTATTGCCGGAGTAGTAGGCGATCGCTTTAAGGACCACAAAATACTTTCGATTACCTTTTTAGGATTTATTATCGTGCTTCTGGGATTTTTGTCAATTCGTTATTTTAACCTTGCTTCAATCCCGATAGTCATTATCCTGGGAGTTCTATGGGGTGGAGTCAATGGCTATTTTGCCATTACCAATAATATGATATGGCCGAATTACTTTGGACGGGGAAATCTGGGAAGTATTAAAGGCTTCACCATGATGGCGATGGTCATTGGGTCCGCCGCTGGGCCATTGCCCTTTGGCTTTGCCTTCGACTACTTTGGTGGTTATACGGAAATTCTACTGGTTACAGCCATATTTCCTTTGTTAGCTTTGGTGGGTGCCGCCCTATCTCCGAAGCCGGACTATAATCAATACCATGGTTAGCCATAATATTATTAAACCTCAATAAAAAACAATTAAAAAACACCGTAGGGTGTTTTTTTAATAAAATCACCGAGTTAATAAAAAGATAGTTTTAAATCTTCGACATATAGGGTAAAATGGGAATTAGAGTTCTGAACTTGTATAATCATAGTAGGTGAAAAGATGTGTAAAGGTAAACCTTGAAAAAATCATCAGAATAACACTTATAATTTTCCTTGGTTATTTATTGTACGTATTGATATGTTGAGTATTCATATTCAATTTCATCAGTTACTCCGATTCCGGTTATCAGGAAGATATCGACTTTGAAGAATTTTATGGAGATACTGAAGGAGCGGACGAGGCTGTTCTTATAGAATTTCAAAAGGAAGGTGCCATCGTCCAAAGTATTTTCCTAATAAGCCCGAGGCATTAAAGACCCCTCACGAAACCAGGAAATTTTATTCAAAATCCCATACAACGTTGGAAAAAAGAACCTTGTAGATTGATGGAACTGTCATCCTTGACAGAAAATTCCTCAAGAAAAATTTTAGTACAAAGTCCATATATTATTTCAACCGGTGAAATGCAACAAGTAATCAATAGTCTATCGAACATTGAGGAAATAGATGAAGAACATACTACGAAGATTTTTTTGATGACCATCGCTGTAAAATCCAACCCGAATTTGTTTGCAAGAGTTGCAGCTTATAAATATAAAGAGGCGGTTGCTGGAAAATCCTCCAAGCTATATGCATACAACAATGAAAATTTTCTTTATGCTAAGACCTATGTGATGAATGATAATCCAGTACCCTGGCTTCTTTTAATCTGGATCCTCGTAATGTTTTTTTAGGCACTGAAAGTATGGTAGTCATTCATAGTGAAAGTTTCACTGCGGAATTAAAAGAAGAAATGTTGAATGTAGAAGATTCCAGCATTGCTTATGAGTTAGAAGAAGACTTAGCAAGCTTACAGAATGAACTTAGTGTTCGGAAAATTTTATTGGAAATAGGAAAAAGAATGGTGGGACCCATTGAGCCCATGCTTTAAAAATAACCGTAAAGGAGCACTGATTAATGATTGAAAAATTCTACTCTATTGGAAAAAACATTTTGATTTTATTTTTAATCATCTACATAGGAAGTTTGATTGCTTGGGTGTTCAATCCAATACGTGTGGCATTCCAAACTCTGTTTGTTCCCTTAATTCTTGCGGGGCTATTGTTTTATCTTCTCAGACCTTTCGTAAACCTTCTGAACAAAAAAATGCCCCGGGGAATTTCAATCTTAATGATTTATCTACTTTTTCTTGGCATCATTATTTTAAGTTTGGCACTTGTTGGACCGGTGTTGCAATCGCAGGTCATGGGACTTGCCAACAATATCCCGCAAATTGTGGAGGGAATTCAGGAATGGTTTTTAGAAATTGATCTGTTTAACCGGATCAGTCAGCTTCAGCAAGAGGAGTTTTTGGATATCGACGGATATATTGACAGTGCTATGGAAACTTTGAACAATTGGGGAAGAGGAGTATTAACCGGTATGGGAAGTTTTATAGGATCTGTGGCTTCGGCGGTCTTTACATTGATATTGCTTCCGATTGTTTTGTTTTATGTATTGAAGGATTCTAAGAAGTTTCAAGATATTTTCGTTAAAATGTTTCAACAAAACCAACAATCTGAAGTTCGGGAGGTTTTAAAGGATGTAGACCGAGCTCTTAGTTCTTATATACAAGGACAGGGATTGGTTTGTTTGTTTGTTGGTATTCTATGTTTGATAGCTTTCTTGATCATCGGTTTGGATTATGCTTTGCTATTGGCAATAATCGCCGGCCTTACCAATATTATTCCGTTTTTCGGTCCATGGATTGGAAGCGTACCTGCGGTGATTGTAGCTCTGTTTTTATCACCTTTAACCGCATTGTTTACGGTGCTTGCGATAATTATCATTCAACAAATTGAGAGTAATTTGATTTCTCCTCAAATCATCGGTAAAAAACTTAATTTACATCCCTTGGTCATCATCTTTTTAATTTTGATTGCAGGACAATTGGTGGGTCTCATTGGCATGATATTTGTGGTGCCGTTGTTTGCATCTGTCCGGGTCCTGTTTACCCATGGGCGAAAAATATGGAAGATTAAAAAAAATCCTATCAAAAAATTTCCCGGTTATGAGGAGTAATGGTTATATCTTAATGACGTCAAAAAAACCACCAAAGGGTGGTTTTTTGACGTCAAGGTTCAGGAGTGGTTTTAAGCGTCGATTTCATTCAGGCGTCTTTCAGCTTCTTCGTGGGAAATTCCATATTCGCGTACGAGCTTTTGGATCAATTGGTCTCGGTTTCCCAATACATCGCCTAAGTCTTTTTGATTTAGGTCCGGCCATTCCTGCAGTATTTTTTCTTTTAATTTCCCTTGGTCTTTATTTGTCATAATACCCCCCCCTTCTTAGATTTAAAAGCTCTATTTAATCTTGACTTTCTATATATCGTATTCATCCATTCTTTTATCGATCTCCTCCCGTGACAGACCGTATTTTTTTCCGATTTGTTCATAGGTTTTGTCTTTATCGCCTTCAAATTCATTAAGTTCTTCATCGCTGAGGTCCTGCCAGATTTTTTTTATTTTTGACTTAAACTCCTCCCAATTACTATCCGGTTGTTTATTTGACATAACAATCCCTCCTTAAGAAGTGTTAATAATTTCATACCCGAAAAAATATTTTTATAAACATTGGAATATGAATCCGAAGAGTCCTTGCTTGGAAAGGTTAATGACTGTCAATTTCCGTAAAGGCCATCTTAAACTGATTGCATGTAGGGCATCGCCAATGCTCCGGAAGTTTTTCAAAACTTGTTCCCGGTTCGATGTCCCGAACTCTATCTCCTTTTTCCGGACGATAGGTATAACCACAGACGGTACATTTATAATGATTCATTTAAAGTCTCCTCTCTATGAATAATGTGTGGGATATATACCCGGAAGAAGATATGTTAACACCGGAAATTAAAAAGAAATCTGGAAAAATCTTGGTATAGAAGGTATATATCATCAAGATAGGGTATTATATAAGTGAATGTAAGCTATACGAATGCATTTTTTAGGGGTGATACTATGACGGAGCAAAACGATGAAAAAGCAGATCTATTCTTTGCAGGTCCGGTGCTTATCATTGCATGGGGGCCGGAAAAAGGCTGGCCTATTAAGTATGTGTCTAAAAATGTTCAGGATATTTTAGGATATACTTCTGAAGAAATGGTAGCACCGAATTTTTCCTACGAGGATTTGATTCACCCTGAAGACTTGCAGCGAATCGAGGGAGAATCTTCAGAGAAACTTAAAAGTAAAAAGGATACTTATGAACTCTTTTATCGTATCAAAACAAAGAGAGGCAACTATCGCTGGTTCTATGATTACAGTAAGGTGGACCGTGATAGTTCCGGGAAACTGAAACAGATCCGCGGGTATTTAGTTGATCAAACCCCTTTGATTGAAACCCGAAATTATCTTAAATTGGAAAAACAACGGTTATCCGACACCTTAGAGGCTGGAAATATTGGCACCTGGGAATGGAATATTCAAACCGGTGAGGTTTTATATTTTGAAAATTTAACCAAAATAAGCGGTTTCCAACTGGAAGATCTTTTACCCTTAAGCCTTGAAAATTGGAAAAAATTTGTGCACCCCGAAGATTTACCCCAGGTGGAGGCTGAAATTCAAAGAGTAGTTAATAAGGAGCAAAAGAACTATGCTTTGGAAATCCGGCGGAAACATAAAGAAGGTCATTGGGTGTGGATCGAAGAAAAAGGGAAAGTGATTAGATGGACGGAAAAAGGAGACCCTCTTTTAATGCGGGGTGTTTATATAGATATCACAAAACGGAAAAACATTGAAAAAGAACTGCGTCAGGCAAAAAAAGAAGCGGAAACTGCAAATCAGGCAAAATCCACTTTTCTTGCTAATATGAGTCATGAAATCCGAACACCCATGAATGGGATCATCGGATTTTTAGAGCTTCTTTCTGATACTGAAATGAGCCAACAGCAAAGAAGTTATTTAGAGAACGTACAAAATGCCTCGAAAAATCTCATGAATATCCTAAACGATATATTGGATTTATCAAAAATCGAATCGAATAAAATGGCCCTGGAATCCATTCCCTTTGATATAAGAAAAACTATGGAGTTCGCAATAGGGATGTTTTATCAGCAAGCAAAAATGAAAGGGTTGGAACTTCATATGAATTTAGATCAAAGCCTTCCCCAATTTGTAAAAGGGGATCCCACCCGATTGCATCAAGTGCTGGCAAATTTGATAAGCAATGGGATTAAATTTACTGAGCAGGGAGAGGTTGTGCTACGCGCCAAAGGGGAAGTAGATAATGAGGGCGATACCATAATCGTAATTATTGATGTTCAGGACACAGGCATTGGAATCAAGGAAACGGACTTTGATAAACTTTATCAAACATTTTCCCAGATCGACCAGAGTCACACCCGCTTATATGGAGGAACGGGCTTAGGCTTGAAAATTACCAAAACCTTAGTGGAGTTAATGGACGGTGAGATTGAAGTGAAAAGTGATTATGACAAGGGAAGTATATTTACGGTTAGGTTGCCATTTGATAGTGCTCGAAATCCATTAGAAAAAACAGTGAAAAAAAATAAAAGAGATAAAAAAGAAGGAAGGGAAGAAATTTTCGAAAAGCCTAAGGTTTTAGTAGCGGAGGATCAAGAGTTGAACCAGGAGATTATGATGGAACTTTTAGAAAAAAAGGGGGTTCACTGTGATGTAGCCGATAATGGAGCCGAAGCCGTGGATCGATTAAAGGACGAACCCTATGATTTGATTTTAATGGACTGTCAAATGCCGGTAATGGATGGCTATGAGGCCACGAAAAGAATACGGGAGATGGAACTTGATCAACCTGAAATCGTTGCAATGAGTGCCTATGCCATGAAAGAAGATGAAGAAAAGTGTAGGGCTGCGGGTATGGACGGATATTTAAGTAAACCGATAGACTTGAAACGGCTTGAGAATCTTATCGAAAGGATCCAAAATCAAAAAGAAAATAGTTTGCAGGCAAGAAAGATGGAATCTGATTCTGATAAAATAACAAGTGAGAAAAGTAAAGCCGTTGATAATAAACGGAGAAAAACAAATAAAAGTCATGGTCATAAAAATAGAAATGAAAAACGGAAAGGGATTATTGGTTATTTGAAAAAATGGTTGGAATAATAGACTGGGATTAAATCATAGAAATAAATTATTATAAGTCCTGATATCGGGGTAAATACGGAGTAAAGCTTCAGATCATAGGGAGGCGATTCATTTATGGAAACC
The genomic region above belongs to Isachenkonia alkalipeptolytica and contains:
- a CDS encoding PAS domain-containing protein, with protein sequence MTEQNDEKADLFFAGPVLIIAWGPEKGWPIKYVSKNVQDILGYTSEEMVAPNFSYEDLIHPEDLQRIEGESSEKLKSKKDTYELFYRIKTKRGNYRWFYDYSKVDRDSSGKLKQIRGYLVDQTPLIETRNYLKLEKQRLSDTLEAGNIGTWEWNIQTGEVLYFENLTKISGFQLEDLLPLSLENWKKFVHPEDLPQVEAEIQRVVNKEQKNYALEIRRKHKEGHWVWIEEKGKVIRWTEKGDPLLMRGVYIDITKRKNIEKELRQAKKEAETANQAKSTFLANMSHEIRTPMNGIIGFLELLSDTEMSQQQRSYLENVQNASKNLMNILNDILDLSKIESNKMALESIPFDIRKTMEFAIGMFYQQAKMKGLELHMNLDQSLPQFVKGDPTRLHQVLANLISNGIKFTEQGEVVLRAKGEVDNEGDTIIVIIDVQDTGIGIKETDFDKLYQTFSQIDQSHTRLYGGTGLGLKITKTLVELMDGEIEVKSDYDKGSIFTVRLPFDSARNPLEKTVKKNKRDKKEGREEIFEKPKVLVAEDQELNQEIMMELLEKKGVHCDVADNGAEAVDRLKDEPYDLILMDCQMPVMDGYEATKRIREMELDQPEIVAMSAYAMKEDEEKCRAAGMDGYLSKPIDLKRLENLIERIQNQKENSLQARKMESDSDKITSEKSKAVDNKRRKTNKSHGHKNRNEKRKGIIGYLKKWLE